GCGCATCTGGCCGCCGATGGTGCCGCCGGACTCACGCTTCCAGTCCCAGACCCTCTCGATGAAGAGCTCGCGTCCGAGGTCCTCCTTGGTCTTGCCGTCGGCGGCGAGCTGCTTCTCCACCACCGACTGGGTGGCGATGCCGGCATGGTCCATGCCCGGCAGCCAGAGCACCTCGTAGCCCTGCATGCGGCGACGGCGGGTCAGCGCATCCATCAGGGTGTGGTCCAGGGCGTGTCCCATGTGCAGGCTGCCGGTCACATTCGGCGGCGGCAACACGATCGAATACGGCGGTTTGTCGCTGCCGGGATCGGCGGTGAAATACCCGGCGTCGACCCAACCCTGATACAGGTCGCTTTCTACCGCACCCGGCTCCCAGGATTTGGGCAGGGCATCGGCACGCGAAGAGGGGCTGGCAGTCACCTGGCCATTCTAGGAAGGCCGGTCGGGCAGATGCCGAGGGCCCACCGTTGGCCCGGTCCGGGAGCGGCTGCTCAGTCGAGTCGCGCCGTCTCCAGGGTGACCCCGGCCGCCGGTAGGCGAGTGAGCAGTGCCGAACCCGCCGCGGCGGCCGGGGTCAGCACCCCGCGCAGATCCGAGAGCTGGTCGCGGTCCAGCGCCAAGGCGAGCCCGCATTCGGCGAGCAGCACGGCGGTGGCCTTGTACCCCGGGTCGCCCTGCTGGGCGATGGTCGCGCGGTACCGGGCTCCGGTGCTGGTCGTGGTGTAGGTCTCGATGCGGTAGTGACCGTTGTCACGGGTGCGCTCGCTGGGTCCGCTGCCCGGCTTGGGCAGGATCCGCTCCAGCAGTCCCGCGGGCACCTTGTTGATATAGCGGCTGCCGAGGCTGAAGGTCGCCACACTTGCGGCGGTCTCCAGCGCCGCGGCGGCCGGTGCCAATACCGAGGAGCCCAGGCTCATCTGCTCGGCGTAGCGGAAGTGACGCCCGTATGCCCAGTCGAGCAGCGCGTTGCTGCGACGCACGATGCGCGAGTTCGGTGCGGCCATCGCGAAGGCACCGGTCCAGATGCCGTCCAGCTCGGGTGCGATATCGCGGCCGCGCCGCCACGGGTTGTCGGATTGATGGCCCAGTTCCGGTTCCGCGCCGCGGTCGGTGGTCAGCGTGTACGGATCTTCCAGGTCACGGCGGGCCTGCGGGTCTTCGGCCGCGGCCCGCATGAACTCGATCATCGAGGCGGCAGTACCGCCGGAGACCCCGCCGGCGAAGGTGCGCAACACCAGATTGGTCTCGGTCAGCTCGCCTGAGCCGTCGGCGGTCACCCGGTCGTACAACGCGTACACGCTGATATCCGATGGCACCGAGTCGAATCCGCAGGAATGCACGATCCGCGCGCCGGTGTCGACGGCCTGCTTGTGGAACTGTTCGGCGCTGTCCCTGATGAACAGCGTCTCACCGGTGAGGTCGGCGTAATCGGTGCCCGCTGCGGCGCACGCCTGCACCAGCGGGAGCCCGTACTTGGTGTAGGGGCCGACGGTGGTGATGACCACCTGGGTGCGGGCGGCCATATCGGCCAGTGTCGAGGGCGAGCCGGCGTCGGCCTCGACGAGCTGCCAGTCCTGGGCCTTGGGGCCCAGGCTGTCGCGCACGTCGCGCACCTTGGCCAGCGAGCGTCCGGCCAGCGCGATCCGGGCGCCCGAGGCGGCCAGCGCCAGGTACTGCGCGGTGAGCTTGCCCGCGAAGCCGGTGGCGCCATACAGGACGATGTCGAATTCGCGCTGCGGCGAGGTCGGAGAGGTCGGCGAGGTCATGGAACCCGAAGCTACCCGAGGATCTCGGGTACAAACATGTCCCGCCCGAACAGGTGGTTGCCCAGGAAGGCCGAGATCACCTGGTACCAGATCTTGGTGTGCTGCGGAGCGGCCACCCAGTGCCCCTCGGACGGGAAGTACAGGAATTGGTGGGGGCTGGTGCCGTCCTCGTCGGCCGGAAGACCGGACCGGCTGAGCAGCTCGTACCACAGTCGCAGACCTTCCCCGATCGGGACGCGGTAATCCTTGTCACCGTGGATGACCAACATCGGGGTGCGGATCTCACCGACGTGGTGGTGCGGCGAATTCTGTTGTGTCATATGTTCGGTCATCTCGCGCTCCCACCAATACGCGCCATCGGTGGTAGGTCCGAACTGATCCAGCGCCCACAGGCTGGCATGACTGACGATCGCGGTGAACCGGTCGGTGTGCCCGGCGATCCAGTTGGCCATGTACCCGCCGAACGAGCCGCCCATCGCGGCGGTGCGCTGCCGGTCGATGCGCGGATGCTCGCAAGCGGCATCGGTGGCGGCCAGCAGATCGGTGTAGGGCGGCCCACCCCAGGCGCCCCACCCGCGCTGGATGAAATCCTGGCCATAGCCGGTGGACAGCGCCGGGTCCGGCAGCAGCACGGCATACCCCTCGGCAGCCAAGAGCCATGGGTTCCAGCGCCAGTGCCAGGTGTTCCAGCTGCCGAGGGGGCCACCGTGCACCCACAGCAGTAACGGCGCCGGCTCGGTTCCGCCGGGCAACACCAGCCAGGAGTGCACGGGGGTGCCGTCCGGTGCCCGAGCGGTGAGTTCCTCCACGGTGCCCGGCAGTTTCGGCAGCTCGACGCACGGCAGGATCGTGATGGTTCCGTCGGGGTCGATGCGCACCGGGTGCGGTGGCGCGAGGTAGGAGCTGCGCAGCGCGAAGATCACCCCACCCGGTGCGGTGCACACATCGCTGTAGGCCTGATCGTCCTCGGTCAACCGGGCCACCGTGCGGGTCGCCGGGTCCACCGCGAAGATGGGATGCCTGCCATTGTCGTCCGCGGTCACGATGAGCCTGCTCCCGTCGGCGCTCCATGTCACCGAGGCCGGCCACCGGTCCCATTCGGTCAGCTCGGTCCAGGCCTGGCCGATTTCGCCCCAGCACAACGTGATCCGTGGCGCCTGCTCGGGTGTCGAGGTGGTCTCTCGCAGAAAGGCGATGCGCCGACCGTCCGGGGCCAGTGCGGGCGCGTCGAGGTCTGCGCCGGGATCGTCGGCGATCACGGTGCGCTGCCGGGTCGCGGTGTCGATCCGCACGATCTGCGAGCGCAGCGCCACCCCGGCCACCGGCCCGTACCAGCTGCTGACCAGGAAGGTGCCGTCGCCGCTGATATCGAGCGCGGTGTCCCGCAGTGCCGCACCGGGCTCGGGTGTGAGATCGCGCCGTCCGTCGGTGTCGAACAGGTGCGGCAGTTCGGGGCCCAGATCGTGGTCCCAATGCCGCACCGGGTAGCCGCGGTGCAGAATCGCCGAGACCTTGTTGTCCTTGCGCAACGCCCGCAATCGCTCGTCCTCGTCGACCCCGGCGGCCGAGCGCAGCAGCGAGGTGGTGACCACCGTTCGCGGCGCGTCACCGGCGACATGCACCGCCGACACCCCACCGGGCAGCGACATCTCCTCGACGGCCTCGCCGCCCTCTTTGGGCAGTCGCCAGAGCGCTGCCGGCGCCGACTCCTGCCCCGATGTGGGCCGGCTGGCAAGAAATAACAGGTCACCGTCGGAGGTGAAGACCGGTGCCGACTCGCCCTTCCCGCCCCGGGTGAGCCGGCGGGCGGAGCCGATCCCGGCGGGGTCCAATTCCCAGATCGCCGTGCGATATTCGGTGCCCTCGGAGCTGAGCTCGCTGACGGTGGTGACCAGCCGGTCACCGGTCGGGCTGACGGCCAGCTCCGCAACCCTTGGCAGGGCGAGATAGCTGTCGAGATCGTCGAACGGTGTCATGGTGCCACCGTAGTGGGCGGGCCGAGGCGGTAGCGGCGGCCGCTTCCCGCAACCATGCCGCACCGGCCGCGATCACTGCCCGACGGTCAAGCCCGTCGCGGTCGTCGACAGCGAGAACGGATTCACCGTCCAACTGGATGTCGTCGACGCTCGCTGGTGGGCCCTGTTCGTCCGCCAAGGACTGTCCGCCGGCTTCAGTTGGCGTGTCACCGAGCGCCGCTCGTCGTTCACGATCTACGACCGCAAGATCCGGTTGGATTGGGTTGCCGGCGTGCCGCGACTGGCGGGCACGATGGAGTATCAGGGCGGCCGCATACTGGGGTTCGCCAGGCAAAGGATCTGGGCACTGTCCGACCGAGGTGTGATCGAGCCGGTGGTCGACTACAGGCCCAATGCCAGGGAGGGCCGCGACCTGATCCGTCTGGTGGCCACCGAACTCGTTCTGCGCGAACGACTTCCGATGACGCTGAAACCCACGCCAGTGTGCGTGCTCATCACCCCCCGCCATCTTCGCCGGTTGGGGCATCGTCACCGTGGTGCAGCGGCTGCTCGGCATCCATATCTAGTCATCCAGTCCGGAAGGGATTTTCGGCGCGATGCACTCCGGGTGACGCAGCGGGCCGACCGATCGCGCCGAACGCCATGTCCTGACATCGGACTCTGGCCATAGCGCCATCGTATGACTCTTCGTGCGCGGTCTTCACAGGGATTTAACAGCCGATGACCACCGGGACACATCGGCGCGGTTACTTTCATCTCGGTACACCGTCAGTACCTCACGGCCACTGTGGATAAACCCCGGTCGCCCTCATCCCCCACACCCGAACGGCGGAGGTTGTTTTGACACCCGAAGTGGAGGACGCCCTCGCGACGATGGCGTCAGTGAACAATGAATTCTTCTACTGGATGTCCATCGCGCTGATGATGCTCATCCATGCCGGCTTCCTGGCCTACGAGGTCGGCGCGTCCCGGTCGAAGAACGTCCTGGCCACGGCAATGAAGAACCTGCTCGCCTTCGCGACCATCGTCGCATCGTTCTATTTCGTCGGCTGGTTCCTCTACAACGCCATGCCGAGTGGCTTCATCGAGTTCAACGACGCGGCCAAGGCCGCCTTGCCATGGGGCGACAACATGGGCCCCAACACCGCCGACTCCGCCAGTGGCATCTTCTGGGGCGCCTTCGCCCTTTTCGCGGCGACCACCGGCTCGATCATGTCCGGCGCTGTGCTCGAACGCATCCGGACAAGTGGCTTCCTGGTGCTGACGGTATTGGTCGGCTCGGTCACCTGGATCATCGGCGCCGCCTGGGGGTGGCACGGCGCCGGCTGGATGCTCACCAAACTCGGCTTCCACGACGTCGGCGCCGCGGGTTGTGTGCACATGATCGCCGGCTTCGCGACACTGGGCATCCTGATCAACCTGGGCCCGCGGATCGGACGGTTCGGCCCCGACGGCAAACCCGTCACAATCCGTCCGCATAACCTGCCGCTCACCATGGTCGGCCTGATGCTGATCTTCACCGGCTTCTTCGGCTTCCTGATGGGCTGCGTCATCTACGCCGGTGACGGATTCACCACCATCTACGCCAGCCCGACCACGTTGAGCGCCTTCGCCTTCAACACCCTGATGGGCCTGGCCGGTGGGATCATCGGCGCCTATCTGACCTCCCGCGGCGAGCCCTTCTGGACCATCTCCGGCGGCCTGTGCGGTGTGATCGGCGTGGCATCGGGCATGGATCTGTACCACCCTGCACTCGGGTTCGTCATCGCCTTCGGCGCAGGCGCGCTCGCACCGTTCATCGGGAAACTGTTGGAACGCTTCAAGATCGACGATGTGGTGGGTGCGGTGTCGGTGCATGGCGGCATCGGGCTGTACTCGGTGCTGATGGCCGGCGTGTTCCTGTCCGGATACCCGAACACCGACGGCAACCCGTCGGTGTCGCTGTGGGGTCAGATGATCGGCGCGCTGGTGTTCGCCACGCTCGGCTTCGTCCCGACCTATGTCGTATCGCTACTGCTGAAGAAGGTCGGATTGCTTCGCATACCGGCCGCGGTCGAGGAACAGGGCCTCGATCTCAGTGAGGTGCCCGCGACGCCGTACCCCGAAGGCATCCCGATCACCACCATGCCGCTGAACGGCGGCAAGGCATTGCTCATCGCGGAGGCGAAGTAGATGTTCAGTCCCATCGAGAACTACGACGAAGCCGGTGTGGTCTTCACTTTCGGCGGATACTCGTTCGGCGTGTGGCTGTTCTTCATCCTCGCGGTGTTGCTGTTCGTCGGATTCTTCGTCCGGATGATCCAGCACGAGAACAAGGCTTATAAGGCGATCATCGAACACACTCCGGTGGAACCCGGACCGGCCGCCGAGGGGGAACCCACCGCGTACTGAGCCCGCTGCACGACCCCAGAGAATGCCCGGATCGCACAAGCGATCCGGGCATTCTCTTCCGTGCATCAGCCTGCGTCGCGCAACCACCGCACGGCACGGTCACGGTAGCCGATGATGCCCTTGTAGTCGGCCATGTCATCGGGCAGATCGGCGAGCACCGCGGCGGTGCGCACCCGCCACGGCTCGACCGCGGCGATATCGGCGAGCGGAAGCATGTAGGTGCGGATCAGGAAACAGATCGCACCGGACTCCGGTAGCCGGATCAGATGCTGGACCTCCACCCTCAGATGGACGAGCCTGCCGAACTCCTCGTCCCCGACCCCGGTGATCATCACCCGGTCCGGTCCCCACTCGGGGTAACGCTCGGTGGAGACGTCGAGTCGACGTCCGATGGTCAGTGTCCAGTTGGTGCGCCGGTAGGTTTCGCCGGGCTGCAACCGCATCAGGAACTCCCTGGCCCGGGTGATGACCCCGGTGGCCCGCAGCCGCGGGACCGGACCGTGGATCTCCAGGAAGGTCATGCCGACGTCGAAGCCGAACGACCAGTCGGCGGCGAAGGTCACCACTCCCGCGTCACCGAACAAATCGCCCTCGCGCTGATCCAGCAACACGATGTCCTCCTGGACCTGACCGGCGATATAGGCCAGCGGCTCGGCCGGAAGCGAACTGTCATCGCCGAGAACGAAGGTCTGGTCGATGCCGAGTCGCTGGTTGCGCCATCGCCAATGATCTCCGTCGCGTTGCAGCGACATGCTGTCGGGATACGCGGCCGCCAGCTCGCGCATCAGCGTCAGCATGACATCCCAGCATGCCGGTCGCATGTGCGGCAGCACCGCGTACCGGGACGGGTCGGCCAGGAGAACCGCTGCCCGCTCGGCCAATTCGTGCTCGTACTCGCTGTCGATATCGACCACCCGCTCGCCCCAGCGCCCCACCGGGGTGGTGACCGGTGCACCCGCCGGTTCCACGTTCGTGGTGTAGCGGTAGCTGTCCGCAGAGAAGGGATAGGGAAAGGTCTCGACCAGATCGGTCGACGAGATCATCCCGGTTGTCACAACGCCACCTCCAGAGTTCCGCCGTCACCGCGAGACACGCACGCCATCAGCGTGTCTCCCGCTCGCCTGTCGTCGTCGCCGAGAAAAAGGTCACGATGGGTGATCGCGCCACCGGCCACCGGTATCCGGCATTCACCGCATACTCCCTTGCGGCACAGGTTGGGAACGTCGAATCCGCGGCGTTCCAACGCCTCGAGCAACGACACCCCCGCCTCGACGACGAACTGCTCCCCCGTCGAGGCGATTCTCGCGGTGAAGGGTTCACCCGGATCCAGCGCAACGGAACCGAAGTGCTCAAGGTGTATCCGGCTGTCCGGCCAGCCGAGTTCGACGGCCGCGGCGGTCACATCGGCGATGAATGCGGCGGGGCCACACACGTAGAGGTGCGCACCGAACGGCTGGCCGGCGAGGGCGGTGCGCAGTGCCGAGTCGAATCCGGCCCGGCCGGTATGGATCGAGACATCGTCGGCGAGCCGGGTGACGGTGTCGACGTGCACCGCCCGGCCGGGTCGGTGGACATACAGCAGCTCGGTGTGACGGCCCCATACGCGCGCCGACCGCAGGTGCGACACCATCGGCGTGATGCCGATGCCCGCGGCGACCAGTAGGTGCTTGCGGGCCCGCAGTACCGGCGCGAAGGCACTGCGCGGTGGACTGGCGATCACGGTGTCGCCGAGGGTGACCCGATCATGTAGCCACAGCGAGCCGCCGGATCCGCTGTCGCACCGGAGCACGGAGATCTCGTAGGAATCCGGCGCAGTGCCGTCCCCGGTCAGGGAGTAGGCGTTGGCGACCGCGCCACATTCCAGCACGATGTGACTGCCCGGGGTGAAGGACGGCAGCGGCGCGCCGTCGGGATCACTCAGTGCCAGCGTCCGGATGCCGGAGACGGTGTCATCGACGGCGGTGACGACGAGCTTGAGCGTTCTCATGCCGGCATCTCCTCGGCATCGGCCATGAATCCGAGGTAGGTGCCGCGTCGTCGCGAAACATGATAGTAGACAAGCAGATTGCGCCCACAACCGGCGCACGGCGTGACGTCCTCCAGGTCCACCACGACGTGATTGACGGTGGGGCAGTGCACGCACTGCACCGATCGCGCGGTCACCTCGGTGCTGGCGAACGTCATCTCGTCATCGGCGACGCCGAGAGCCACCGCGTCGGCCCGCAGACTCAAGCAGGCATACGCGGGACCGGCCACCATCAGCCGCCAGCCGACCGTTGCATCGGCCAGGTCGGCGCGCAGTGCGGTCACGGCGTCGGCGATATCGGCGGCACGGTGCATCCGCACCGCCGATTCCGCTGCCGCCGAAACGATCTGACGCTGCCACTCGTGAGCCACTGCGATGGCTGCAGAGTCGAAGGCGATGAGGGTCCAGGATCGTCCCCGGGTACCGGCCGGCGGTGTGGTGGGCGCGATGGCCCAGCCGGGCACACTGGTCACGTCCAGATCGGGTTTCATGAGCCCCTTTCGGTACACCATGAGTTGACTTAGTTGCCCTTGAGGAAACCAGTTCTGCGTTTCGTCGGTGTGACCCGAATGTCTCGGCTTGTTGACACCTACGCTCGGGGCCATGCCACAACGCTTCCTCGTCGTCGGCGCCGGGATCGCCGGCTTGGCCACCGCCGTCGCGTTGCGCCGGGTCGGTCACGACGTGCGGGTCATCGAGGGACGCGCCGAAAGCGAGGTCGGGACGGGTGCGGGCATCAGCATCTGGCCCAACGCGCTCGCCGCGCTCGATGTCCTCGGACTGGGCGATGAGGTCCGCGCGGCCGGTGGTCGGGTCGGCGCCGGCGCGGTCCGCTGGCGCGACGGCCGGTGGTTGCGACGTCCGGCCACCGACCGGATGGTGCGAGCACTCGGCGAACCGCTGGTGGTGATCCACCGCCGAGCGCTGACAGACATCCTCGCCGCGGCACTGCCCGCAGGCACCGTGACACATGACTGCGCGGCGGCACGGGTGCGTGTGACACCCGAGACCGCCGGCGTCGTGCTGTCCGATGGCGCGGTGCTCGACGCAGACGCGGTCATCGGAGCCGACGGTGTCGATTCGATGGTCGCTCGCAACCTCAACGGGACCCTGGCGAAGCGCTACGCCGGGTACACCGCCTGGCGCGGTATCGCCGAGCACGCGCTGGAACCGGACCTTGCCGGCGAGACGATGGGACCTGGGCTCGAGGTCGGCCACGTTCCGCTGGGCACCCGCCACACCTATTGGTTCGCCACCCAGCGCGCGCCGCAGGGCGCCACCGCGCCGGACGGCGAACTGGCCTACCTACAGCAGGTGTTCGGCGAGTGGCCGGAGCCCATCCCCGCGCTGTTGGCCGCGACCGACCCCGCGGCGGTACTGCGCAACGACCTCTACGACCGCGCCCGCGCCCGCCGATGGTCGAGCGGACGGGCGGTCATCGTCGGAGATGCCGCCCACCCGATGCGCCCTCACCTGGGACAGGGTGGCTGCCAGGGCCTGGAGGATGCGGCCATCCTCGCGGCCATGACGGCCGAGGACGCCGATCTGCCGGCGGCCTTTGCCCGGTTCGCCGCATTCCGCAGCCCACGGGTGCTGGCTCTGGTCCGCGAGGCGCGCACCATCGGGCAGATCGTGAACCTGCGGCCCCCACTGCTGAGCGCGGCGGCCAGTAGGGCGTCGACGTTGGTGCCGGAGGCCCTGCTGACCCGCCACTTGGCGGGTATCGCGGGGCGCTCGGCGTTCGTCATGCCGGCGTAGGCGCACCGACGAGACGTCAGCGCGGCTGGAACGTGCGTCCCACGTTCTCCAGCGCCATGCACATCTGCCGGAAATCGAGGATGCCCAGCACGGCCCCGCCGCGGATCGCCTGGCATCCGGTGGCCGTCACCGGCGCGGGAGCCTGCGGCAGCGTCGGCGTCGTACCCCAGACCGCGGGTGTGGCGCCACGGGAGCCGCACTTGGGCCACGCCTTGAGCCCCTGGGAGCGCAGCACGTTCTCGGCAACCCGGATCTGCTCGGCGCGTGAGGCGCCGGCCGGCGAGCCGACGCCGCCGTTGGCGTTCCAGGTGGCCTGCTTGAACTGCAGACCGCCGTAATGACCGTTGCCGGAATTGACCGTCCAGTTCCCGCCCGACTCGCACTCGGCGATGGCATCCCAATTCACGGTGTCGGCGCTCGCGGTGGCCGTGAGAACCATCGGCGCCAGCGACAGGCCGGCGGCTGCGATGAGCACCCACAGTGCCCTGCGGGCGATGCTCTTGACGGTGCTGCTGAAGCGGATCATTGTGCGGTCCTTCCCCGACCGGTGACACGGACCGCGATTCACATGACGAGCGTTTGCGCGCCGCGGTTGTCTCGTTTGTCGAGTGACCGATATCACCCGTTACACAGGGGGCGGAAGTTTTAACAGTTCCTTATGTGACACCAGGTATTTGTGAGAAAACAATGGCGCCGGGCGGAAAGCCCGGCGCCATTGTGAAAAGTCGGCTAGGTAATTCAGCCCCGACGACCGCAGGACGGCCATGCACCGATGCCCTGGCTGCGCAGGACGTTCTCCGCGACGCGGATCTGCTCCTCGCGGCTCGCAGAGTGCGGCGCACCCGATCCGCCGTTGGACTGCCAAGTGCTCATGGTGAACTGCAGGCCACCGTAGTAGCCGTTACCCGTGTTGATCGCCCAGTTGCCGCCCGACTCGCAGGCCGCGACGGCATCCCAGTTCACGGAGTCCGCATGTGCGGTTCCGGTCGCCAACATCAGGGGGGCTGCACTGAGCGCCCCGGCAATGGCGGCCATCCCGAACGTCTTGCGGATATTCTTCAACGTCGATCCTCTCGCGAAACGCGCGCCAAAGAACACGCTCGCAACGAATGCGAACGCGGCATGCCTGAAGGGTCAGGCGGCGAATTTGGGGCGTGCCGTCTCGGTCGGGCACGACAGTGGGAGACAAATCGGTGTCTTGCCGGATGACTCCTCCGGCGACCAACGAGCGCTCAGCGACTCGCATCGGCCCACTCACACGCAGATGCTTGGATATGAAATTGTTTGCTCCCAGCGGAGTTGAAAATGAACGTACAAAAGTCTGCAGACGAAGTCACTTCGGTGTCGAACGTGTCGCGTTCAGATCACGAGATGATCACGACGACCGAAAGCCGATAAGTACGCAGGTCAACCGGGAATTAGTACCGCAAGACTAAACCGCAGGTCGAGGCGCTATCGGTGGGATAGATCACACGATTTTTGTGGCCCCGGCCACATATATGTGGGTGCCATGCGCTGGTTGCCGACCTGCGTACCGTTTTGTGTACCCGATATCGGCGTTTCGACACCCGCCCCACAGGTCGATTCACGGGCAGTTCGCTACACATCACCCTATCCCCGTTTATCGGGAACGCCGCGTAAACCATTGCCATGCAACGCTTTGCGCACAAGTCACCGAATCCGCCAACCACCGCCAGGCACAGCATAATTGGTACGGTGAAAGCCGAAAATCTCTATACCACAGCACTTTTCAATGTACGGCGATCAGACTTCAACGGGGCCGCATCCACGCGGCGACGCAAGGAGCGCATTCGAGCCCATTGCTGCGCACAGGCAACCGGAGCAATAGCGAGCAACCGCGAAATTCTGTCTGCCGAAAGCCAGTTCGCACACGCACCATGATTTGCGGAAGTGCCTGCGCTGCATCAGGTCTCGCGCCCCCACGGGGGTGATACACGGGCATGCAGATAAACGCCGCGCTCGAATTATCGTACTTTCCGTTGCATGACATTGACGCTGATAACGCCCGCAATGAGTCTTGTAAACAAATTCGGCCGCAAAGTCGCTTTAATTGCGAATTTGCTGGATCCGGTCACGTGGCTCAGACCGGCAGGTCGTCCGGGGTGTTGACATTGGTGAGCGCGCGCTGGGGTTCGGTGACGATGCGCTGGGTGTCGACGGCATCGACAAGTGCCCTCATGCTGCGCTCTCCCCCAGCCACCAGATCATCGGCGACGCCTGCCAACGAGGTGCGGTAGAGCCCGGCGAGGTAGTGGTCACGGCCATCCCAGACCAACACCACCGCGGCCGGGGTCGTCGCGGCGGGCTCCAAAAGCTCGTCGATGAACGAAGCGGTCAGGTGCGGCATGTCCACCGCGCAGAGAAAGGCCCATTCAGCGCCCGCATCGGCGGCCGCACGTAACCCCCTGGCCGTCGCGAGCAGTGGTCCCAGGCCGCGCACCTCGTCGCGCAGGATCTGGGCGGGCACCGTCGGCAACGCCTGACCCGGTGCCGCCACCACGAAGACCGGATCGCAGCGGGCGGATACCGTGTCGACCACGCGCTCGACGAGCGTGCGCCCCTCGAACACCAGGGTTGCCTTGTCGCGACCCATCCGTCGCGACGCGCCACCGGCCAGCACAACGGCGGCCGGTGCTGTGCGCGGGGTCACACCAGCAGGTTAGTCCACCGACCAGGTGTCTTTACCGCGAAGCAGCGATTGCAGCGCGGCCGTGTCGTGCACCTTGGCTTCCCGCGCGGCCGCCACCTGCTGACGAGCAGCATCGTCGTAGGTGGGCTTGTTCACCTGCCGGAAGATGCCCATGACCATGTGATCCAGGTTCTGCTCGCTCAGGCGCGACAGCGCGAAGGCGTAGGCCGGATCGTCGATGGTGGCGTCGTGCACCACGATCTGATCGGCAGGCACGTCGGCGGTCTTGGCGATTTCCAGACCGAAACCGGACTTCACCACGGCGTACTCACCATCGGCACCGAACGTGATCGGCTCACCGTGGGTGATGTTGATCAGCCGGTCCTCGGCACCCTCCTTGCGCAGGGCGTCGAAGGAGCCGTCGTTGAAGATCGGGCAGTCCTGCATGATCTCGACCAGGGCGGCACCCCGGTGCTGTGCGGCGCCGCGCAACACCTCGGTCAGACCCTTGCGGTCGGAGTCCAGCGCCCGGCCGACGAAGGTGGCCTCCGCACCCAGCGCCAGCGACACCGGGTTGAACGGGTAGTCCAGCGAGCCCATCGGGGTCGACTTGGTGACCTTGCCGACCTCGGAGGTCGGCGAGTACTGGCCCTTGGTCAGACCGTAGATCCGGTTGTTGAACAACAGGATGGTGATGTTGATGTTGCGGCGCAGGGCATGGATCAGGTGATTGCCACCGATGGACAGCGAGTCGCCGTCACCGGTGACGACCCACACCGAGAGGTCCTCGCGAGCCAGCGCCAGGCCGGTGGCGATGGTCGGGGCGCGGCCGTGGATCGAGTGGAACCCGTAGGTCTCCAGGTAGTAGGGGAACCGGCTGGAGCAGCCGATACCGCTGACGAACGCGATGTTCTCGCGTCGCAGGCCCAACTCGGGCAGGAAGTTGCGGATGGTGTTGAGGATGACGTAGTCACCGCAGCCGGGGCACCAGCGGACCTCCTGGTCACTGGTGAAGTCCTTGCCCTTCTGCGGCTGGTCCGTGGTCGGCACCAGCGCCGTCTTGCTGAGGGCTTCGGTCAGGCCCAGGTCAGAGCCGATGAGGTCGGTCATACGTTCGCTCCCACAGATTCCACGGTGGCCGCGGCCAGCCGTGCGAACTTCGCCTTGTCAGTTTCCTTCTCGCGCAACGTGCCGTCCAGCGCCGAATCGATGATGCCCTCGACCTCGTCGGCCAGGAAGGCCAT
The sequence above is drawn from the Mycolicibacterium neoaurum VKM Ac-1815D genome and encodes:
- a CDS encoding saccharopine dehydrogenase family protein, producing MTSPTSPTSPQREFDIVLYGATGFAGKLTAQYLALAASGARIALAGRSLAKVRDVRDSLGPKAQDWQLVEADAGSPSTLADMAARTQVVITTVGPYTKYGLPLVQACAAAGTDYADLTGETLFIRDSAEQFHKQAVDTGARIVHSCGFDSVPSDISVYALYDRVTADGSGELTETNLVLRTFAGGVSGGTAASMIEFMRAAAEDPQARRDLEDPYTLTTDRGAEPELGHQSDNPWRRGRDIAPELDGIWTGAFAMAAPNSRIVRRSNALLDWAYGRHFRYAEQMSLGSSVLAPAAAALETAASVATFSLGSRYINKVPAGLLERILPKPGSGPSERTRDNGHYRIETYTTTSTGARYRATIAQQGDPGYKATAVLLAECGLALALDRDQLSDLRGVLTPAAAAGSALLTRLPAAGVTLETARLD
- a CDS encoding alpha/beta hydrolase family protein, encoding MTPFDDLDSYLALPRVAELAVSPTGDRLVTTVSELSSEGTEYRTAIWELDPAGIGSARRLTRGGKGESAPVFTSDGDLLFLASRPTSGQESAPAALWRLPKEGGEAVEEMSLPGGVSAVHVAGDAPRTVVTTSLLRSAAGVDEDERLRALRKDNKVSAILHRGYPVRHWDHDLGPELPHLFDTDGRRDLTPEPGAALRDTALDISGDGTFLVSSWYGPVAGVALRSQIVRIDTATRQRTVIADDPGADLDAPALAPDGRRIAFLRETTSTPEQAPRITLCWGEIGQAWTELTEWDRWPASVTWSADGSRLIVTADDNGRHPIFAVDPATRTVARLTEDDQAYSDVCTAPGGVIFALRSSYLAPPHPVRIDPDGTITILPCVELPKLPGTVEELTARAPDGTPVHSWLVLPGGTEPAPLLLWVHGGPLGSWNTWHWRWNPWLLAAEGYAVLLPDPALSTGYGQDFIQRGWGAWGGPPYTDLLAATDAACEHPRIDRQRTAAMGGSFGGYMANWIAGHTDRFTAIVSHASLWALDQFGPTTDGAYWWEREMTEHMTQQNSPHHHVGEIRTPMLVIHGDKDYRVPIGEGLRLWYELLSRSGLPADEDGTSPHQFLYFPSEGHWVAAPQHTKIWYQVISAFLGNHLFGRDMFVPEILG
- a CDS encoding ammonium transporter, which codes for MTPEVEDALATMASVNNEFFYWMSIALMMLIHAGFLAYEVGASRSKNVLATAMKNLLAFATIVASFYFVGWFLYNAMPSGFIEFNDAAKAALPWGDNMGPNTADSASGIFWGAFALFAATTGSIMSGAVLERIRTSGFLVLTVLVGSVTWIIGAAWGWHGAGWMLTKLGFHDVGAAGCVHMIAGFATLGILINLGPRIGRFGPDGKPVTIRPHNLPLTMVGLMLIFTGFFGFLMGCVIYAGDGFTTIYASPTTLSAFAFNTLMGLAGGIIGAYLTSRGEPFWTISGGLCGVIGVASGMDLYHPALGFVIAFGAGALAPFIGKLLERFKIDDVVGAVSVHGGIGLYSVLMAGVFLSGYPNTDGNPSVSLWGQMIGALVFATLGFVPTYVVSLLLKKVGLLRIPAAVEEQGLDLSEVPATPYPEGIPITTMPLNGGKALLIAEAK
- a CDS encoding heme-dependent oxidative N-demethylase family protein, with protein sequence MISSTDLVETFPYPFSADSYRYTTNVEPAGAPVTTPVGRWGERVVDIDSEYEHELAERAAVLLADPSRYAVLPHMRPACWDVMLTLMRELAAAYPDSMSLQRDGDHWRWRNQRLGIDQTFVLGDDSSLPAEPLAYIAGQVQEDIVLLDQREGDLFGDAGVVTFAADWSFGFDVGMTFLEIHGPVPRLRATGVITRAREFLMRLQPGETYRRTNWTLTIGRRLDVSTERYPEWGPDRVMITGVGDEEFGRLVHLRVEVQHLIRLPESGAICFLIRTYMLPLADIAAVEPWRVRTAAVLADLPDDMADYKGIIGYRDRAVRWLRDAG